In Cupriavidus basilensis, one genomic interval encodes:
- the mnmH gene encoding tRNA 2-selenouridine(34) synthase MnmH produces the protein MREDTADFRQIFLSGVPLLDARAPVEFARGAFPGAVNLPLMDDAERHQVGLCYEEQGPQAALALGHQLVTGEIRAARTAGWAAFARAHPDGYLYCFRGGLRSQIVQQWLREDAGIAYPRVTGGYKAMRSFLIETLDAAAAECSLLVLGGMTGSGKTELIADLVTGPSGSRDAAIDLEGQARHRGSSFGRRTVAQPTQIDFENGLAISLLRHRAAGLPALVVEDEGRFIGARNLPQAFYQAIQVAPLVWLEESFEARVHRVLEDYVLGLSAEFMAALGAQAGFAAYAARLRDAMAAIAKRLGGTRYERLSDLLDQALARQEETGETDLHLGWIALLLQQYYDPMYAYQREQREARIVFRGERAAVLAFLRERTRA, from the coding sequence ATGCGCGAGGATACGGCCGACTTTCGCCAGATCTTTCTGTCCGGCGTGCCGTTGCTCGATGCGCGCGCGCCGGTGGAGTTCGCGCGCGGCGCGTTTCCGGGTGCAGTCAACCTGCCGCTGATGGACGATGCCGAGCGGCACCAGGTTGGCTTGTGCTATGAGGAGCAAGGGCCGCAGGCCGCGCTCGCGCTGGGCCACCAGTTGGTGACCGGCGAAATCCGCGCGGCGCGAACCGCGGGCTGGGCGGCCTTTGCGCGGGCGCATCCCGACGGCTACCTGTATTGCTTCCGCGGCGGCCTGCGCTCGCAGATCGTGCAGCAATGGCTGCGAGAGGATGCCGGCATTGCATATCCGCGTGTGACGGGCGGCTACAAGGCGATGCGCAGCTTCCTGATCGAGACCCTGGATGCGGCCGCCGCCGAATGCAGCCTGCTGGTGCTGGGCGGCATGACGGGGAGCGGCAAGACCGAGCTGATCGCCGACCTGGTCACGGGCCCGAGCGGCAGCCGGGACGCCGCCATCGACCTGGAGGGCCAGGCTCGCCACCGCGGGTCCAGCTTTGGCCGGCGCACGGTGGCGCAGCCCACGCAGATCGATTTCGAGAACGGCCTGGCGATTTCGCTGCTGCGCCATCGCGCGGCCGGGCTGCCGGCGCTGGTGGTCGAGGACGAGGGGCGCTTCATCGGCGCGCGCAACCTGCCGCAGGCCTTCTACCAGGCGATTCAGGTAGCGCCGCTGGTCTGGCTCGAGGAATCCTTCGAGGCGCGCGTGCACCGCGTGCTGGAAGACTACGTGCTTGGCTTGTCGGCGGAATTCATGGCGGCACTGGGTGCGCAGGCGGGTTTCGCCGCTTACGCGGCGCGCCTGCGCGATGCCATGGCAGCCATTGCCAAGCGGCTCGGCGGCACGCGCTACGAGCGGCTCTCGGACTTGCTGGACCAAGCGCTGGCGCGCCAGGAGGAAACAGGCGAGACCGACCTGCATCTGGGCTGGATCGCCTTGCTGCTGCAGCAATACTACGACCCGATGTACGCCTACCAGCGCGAACAGCGCGAGGCCAGGATCGTGTTCCGCGGCGAGCGCGCCGCGGTGCTGGCTTTCCTGCGTGAGCGCACCCGCGCCTGA
- the secB gene encoding protein-export chaperone SecB → MSDQQNNQQEDQPFFNIQRVYLKDMSLEQPNSPGIFLETEAPAVEVQVNVGASQLQDGIFEVVVTGTVTTKVQDKVAFLVEAHQAGIFDIRNVPVEQLDPLLGIACPTILYPYLRSNIADVITRAGFQAIHLSEINFQALYEQRLQAAMEEAEAAQGGNSGIVMPDGSQARH, encoded by the coding sequence ATGAGCGACCAGCAGAACAATCAGCAGGAAGACCAGCCGTTCTTCAACATCCAGCGCGTGTACCTGAAGGACATGTCGCTCGAGCAGCCGAATTCGCCCGGCATCTTCCTCGAGACCGAAGCGCCGGCCGTGGAAGTGCAGGTGAACGTGGGTGCCTCGCAGCTCCAGGATGGCATCTTCGAGGTCGTGGTGACCGGTACCGTGACCACCAAGGTGCAGGACAAGGTTGCCTTCCTGGTGGAAGCCCACCAGGCCGGCATCTTCGATATCCGCAACGTGCCGGTGGAGCAGCTCGACCCGCTGCTGGGCATTGCCTGCCCGACCATTCTCTACCCGTACCTGCGTAGCAATATCGCCGACGTGATCACCCGCGCCGGCTTCCAGGCCATTCATCTGTCGGAAATCAACTTCCAGGCCCTGTACGAACAGCGCCTGCAGGCCGCGATGGAAGAAGCGGAAGCTGCGCAAGGTGGCAACAGCGGCATCGTGATGCCCGACGGCAGCCAGGCTCGTCACTGA
- the gpmA gene encoding 2,3-diphosphoglycerate-dependent phosphoglycerate mutase encodes MYKLVLIRHGESTWNLENRFTGWVDVDLTDTGVAQAKLGGKLLREAGLAFDVAYTSVLKRAIRTLWHVQDEMDLMWIPVRNEWRLNERHYGSLSGLNKAETAAKFGNEQVLVWRRSYDTPPPALEADDPRAAYDDPRYAQVPREQIPLTECLKDTVERVLPLWNESIAPDIKAGKRVVIAAHGNSIRALVKYLDQISDDDIVGINIPNGTPLVYELDADLRPLRHYYLGDQEAIAASLAAVANQGKAN; translated from the coding sequence ATGTACAAACTCGTTCTCATCCGCCACGGCGAATCCACGTGGAATCTCGAAAACCGCTTCACTGGCTGGGTCGACGTCGACCTCACCGACACCGGCGTGGCCCAGGCCAAGCTGGGCGGCAAGCTGCTGCGCGAGGCAGGGCTGGCCTTCGATGTAGCCTACACCTCGGTGTTGAAGCGTGCCATCCGCACGCTGTGGCACGTGCAGGACGAAATGGACCTGATGTGGATTCCGGTCCGGAACGAATGGCGCCTGAACGAACGCCACTATGGTTCGCTGTCCGGCCTGAACAAGGCCGAGACCGCCGCCAAGTTCGGCAACGAGCAGGTGCTGGTATGGCGCCGCAGCTACGACACCCCGCCGCCGGCACTCGAAGCGGACGATCCGCGTGCGGCTTACGACGATCCGCGCTACGCTCAAGTGCCGCGCGAGCAGATTCCGCTGACCGAATGCCTGAAGGACACGGTCGAGCGCGTGCTGCCGCTATGGAACGAATCCATCGCCCCCGACATCAAAGCGGGGAAGCGCGTGGTAATTGCCGCCCATGGCAACAGCATCCGCGCGCTGGTGAAATACCTGGACCAGATCTCGGATGACGACATCGTTGGCATCAACATCCCCAATGGCACCCCGCTCGTGTACGAGCTGGACGCCGACCTGCGCCCGCTGCGTCATTACTACCTGGGCGACCAGGAAGCCATCGCAGCCTCCCTGGCCGCCGTGGCGAACCAAGGCAAGGCAAACTGA
- a CDS encoding HesA/MoeB/ThiF family protein: MNDDQLLRYSRHILLDELGIEGQSRLLASHALVIGAGGLGAAALPYLASAGVGTITVVDDDVVDLTNLQRQVIHTTANVGRPKVESAREGMLRINPGIDVRLVQARVGAAELARLVADADVVLDCCDNFDTRQAVNRACVQHSVPLVSGAALRFDGQISVFDHRQPGAPCYACLFPPSQPAQEVACATMGVFAPLVGMVGTVQSAEALKLLMGVGTTLAGRLLMVDALGMEWTTMRLARVADCEVCGGAHAQAAP, from the coding sequence ATGAACGACGATCAACTGCTGCGCTATTCGCGGCATATCCTGCTCGACGAACTCGGCATCGAGGGCCAGAGCCGGTTGCTCGCCAGCCACGCGCTGGTGATTGGCGCGGGCGGCCTGGGCGCTGCCGCCCTGCCCTACCTGGCCTCGGCCGGCGTGGGCACGATCACCGTGGTCGACGACGACGTGGTCGACCTGACCAACCTGCAGCGCCAGGTGATCCACACCACCGCCAATGTCGGACGCCCGAAGGTGGAATCGGCGCGGGAGGGCATGCTGCGCATCAACCCGGGCATCGACGTGCGCCTGGTCCAAGCGCGCGTGGGCGCCGCAGAGTTAGCGCGCCTGGTGGCCGACGCCGACGTGGTGCTCGATTGCTGCGACAACTTCGACACGCGCCAGGCCGTCAACCGCGCCTGCGTGCAGCACAGCGTGCCCCTGGTGTCCGGCGCGGCCCTGCGCTTCGACGGGCAGATCAGCGTGTTCGACCACCGCCAGCCGGGCGCGCCCTGCTATGCCTGCCTGTTCCCGCCCTCGCAGCCGGCACAGGAAGTGGCATGCGCCACCATGGGCGTGTTCGCGCCGCTGGTGGGAATGGTGGGCACGGTGCAGTCGGCCGAGGCCCTCAAGCTGCTGATGGGCGTCGGCACCACCCTGGCCGGCCGCCTGTTGATGGTCGATGCGCTTGGCATGGAATGGACCACGATGCGCCTCGCGCGCGTGGCCGATTGCGAAGTCTGCGGTGGTGCGCACGCGCAAGCCGCCCCCTAG
- the grxC gene encoding glutaredoxin 3, with protein MARVVMYSTVVCPYCQMAERLLKAKGVEAIEKILIDREPGKREEMMSRTGRRTVPQIYIDETHVGGFDDLSALDRQGGLVPLLAA; from the coding sequence ATGGCCCGCGTTGTAATGTACAGCACGGTAGTTTGTCCATATTGCCAGATGGCCGAGCGCCTTCTGAAGGCCAAGGGCGTGGAGGCGATCGAGAAGATCCTGATTGACCGCGAGCCCGGCAAGCGCGAGGAAATGATGAGCCGCACCGGTCGCCGCACCGTGCCGCAGATCTACATCGACGAGACCCATGTCGGTGGCTTCGACGACCTCTCGGCGCTCGATCGCCAGGGTGGACTGGTGCCGTTGCTGGCCGCCTGA
- a CDS encoding rhodanese-like domain-containing protein codes for MNFFADYNNLALIALAVVSGGLLAWPAISRGTSGKTVNPAAATQLINKRNAVVVDIREATEYAKGHLPQAKSAPLSDLASRAASLAKDKSVPIIVVCQTGQRSGKGQAALKEAGYSEIYSLEGGLAAWQQAGLPVVK; via the coding sequence GTGAATTTCTTCGCCGACTACAACAACCTTGCCTTGATCGCCCTCGCCGTCGTGTCGGGCGGCCTGCTGGCGTGGCCCGCCATCTCGCGCGGAACCTCCGGCAAGACCGTCAATCCGGCCGCCGCTACCCAGCTGATCAACAAGCGCAATGCCGTGGTCGTGGATATCCGGGAGGCCACCGAATACGCCAAGGGCCACCTGCCGCAAGCCAAGAGTGCGCCACTTTCGGACCTGGCAAGCCGTGCCGCCAGCCTTGCAAAGGACAAGTCCGTCCCCATCATCGTCGTGTGCCAGACCGGCCAGCGTTCGGGCAAGGGCCAAGCAGCCCTGAAGGAAGCCGGTTACAGTGAGATCTATTCGCTCGAAGGTGGCCTTGCCGCCTGGCAGCAAGCCGGTCTGCCCGTCGTCAAGTAA
- a CDS encoding Bug family tripartite tricarboxylate transporter substrate binding protein — MEDRRRVLKALAAFAMPGVAGTALAAPASAQPWPVKPIRMVVPFPAGSSPDLIARLLTEKLAAALGQAVVVENRPGAGGNIGTGMVARAAPDGYTLLLTINGPLVTAPTLSRHLGYDPVRQLAPVSLVATSPNVLVVDARLPVHDVREFVALARSRPGVLNYGSVGNGSAAHLAMEQLKAAAGIDLQHIPYPGFAQITTAMVGGQVQAGFMVPAIAMPLVNAGKLRIIAVTTSGRTSLLPAVPTVAESGYPGFEAISWQAVLAPAGTPAAVIDRLYRELVAIIGSEDVRAKMRAQYFVPAGTAPQSLRQTMASEKVRWDKVIRAAGVQPE; from the coding sequence ATGGAAGATCGTCGCCGTGTCCTGAAAGCGCTTGCCGCTTTCGCCATGCCCGGCGTGGCTGGCACCGCGCTGGCTGCGCCCGCATCCGCCCAGCCCTGGCCGGTAAAGCCGATCCGCATGGTGGTGCCGTTCCCGGCCGGGTCTTCTCCCGACCTGATCGCGCGCCTGTTGACCGAGAAGCTGGCCGCAGCGCTCGGGCAAGCGGTCGTGGTGGAGAACCGTCCGGGCGCCGGCGGCAATATCGGCACCGGCATGGTGGCCAGGGCCGCCCCCGACGGCTATACCTTGCTGCTCACCATCAATGGGCCGCTGGTCACCGCGCCCACCTTGTCGCGCCATCTCGGCTACGACCCGGTGCGCCAGCTCGCCCCTGTGTCTCTGGTGGCGACTTCGCCCAATGTGCTGGTGGTGGATGCCCGCCTGCCGGTGCATGACGTGAGGGAGTTCGTGGCCCTGGCCCGTTCCCGGCCGGGTGTGCTGAACTATGGGTCGGTAGGCAACGGCAGCGCCGCCCACCTGGCCATGGAGCAGCTCAAGGCGGCCGCCGGCATCGACCTGCAGCACATCCCCTATCCGGGGTTTGCACAGATCACCACCGCCATGGTCGGCGGCCAGGTGCAGGCTGGCTTCATGGTGCCGGCCATCGCCATGCCGCTGGTGAACGCCGGCAAGCTGCGCATCATCGCGGTCACCACCAGCGGGCGCACCAGCCTGCTGCCCGCGGTGCCAACCGTGGCGGAATCCGGCTATCCCGGCTTCGAGGCGATCTCATGGCAAGCGGTGCTGGCCCCGGCGGGCACCCCCGCTGCGGTGATCGACCGGCTCTATCGCGAGCTGGTGGCCATCATCGGCAGCGAGGACGTGCGCGCCAAGATGCGCGCCCAGTATTTCGTGCCGGCCGGCACCGCGCCGCAATCGCTGCGCCAGACCATGGCGAGCGAGAAGGTGCGCTGGGACAAGGTGATCCGCGCTGCGGGCGTGCAGCCGGAATAA
- a CDS encoding NAD(P)H-dependent glycerol-3-phosphate dehydrogenase, producing MKITVFGAGAWGTALASHAAAAHDVVLWGRDAAQLAAIGADRVNAAYLPGVPLSGRLVVEPDFARAAAHADVEPDGLVIVATPVSGLREMTRRLAASQAGGLRMLWLCKGFEAGTNALPHQMVREELTAAGRLADTSYGVLTGPSFAREVALGLPCALTVAGTSPALSELAQQAFHHHAMRIYGSDDLVGAEVGGAVKNVLAIATGASDGLGLGLNARAALVTRGLAEMTRLGMALGGRVETFMGLAGMGDLILTATGDLSRNRKVGQQLSQGKTLAQILAELGHVAEGVRCAQAVAALAAAKGVDMPITRAVCAVLFEGLPAADAVARLLQRDARDE from the coding sequence ATGAAAATCACTGTCTTCGGTGCAGGTGCCTGGGGCACCGCGCTCGCCAGCCATGCCGCCGCGGCCCACGATGTGGTGTTGTGGGGGCGTGATGCCGCCCAACTGGCCGCTATTGGCGCCGACCGCGTCAATGCTGCCTACCTGCCCGGCGTGCCGCTGTCCGGGCGGCTCGTGGTGGAACCGGATTTCGCGCGGGCCGCGGCGCATGCCGATGTCGAACCCGATGGCCTGGTGATCGTCGCTACGCCGGTCTCGGGCCTGCGTGAAATGACGCGCAGGCTGGCTGCGAGCCAGGCCGGGGGCTTGCGCATGCTCTGGCTGTGCAAGGGCTTCGAAGCCGGCACCAATGCGTTGCCGCACCAGATGGTACGGGAAGAGCTCACCGCCGCCGGCCGTCTCGCCGATACCAGCTACGGCGTGCTGACCGGCCCCAGCTTTGCACGGGAAGTGGCGCTGGGCCTGCCCTGCGCGCTGACCGTGGCGGGCACTTCGCCGGCGCTGTCCGAACTGGCTCAGCAGGCTTTCCATCACCATGCCATGCGCATCTACGGCAGCGATGACCTGGTCGGCGCCGAGGTGGGGGGCGCAGTCAAGAACGTGCTGGCGATTGCCACTGGCGCCAGCGATGGCCTGGGCCTTGGACTGAACGCGCGCGCCGCGCTGGTGACGCGCGGCCTGGCCGAGATGACCCGGCTCGGCATGGCATTGGGAGGGCGCGTCGAAACCTTCATGGGCCTGGCCGGTATGGGCGACCTGATCCTGACCGCCACGGGAGACCTCTCGCGCAATCGCAAGGTCGGCCAGCAACTGTCGCAGGGCAAGACGCTGGCGCAGATTCTGGCCGAGCTTGGCCACGTTGCCGAAGGCGTGCGCTGCGCGCAGGCCGTGGCGGCGCTGGCCGCGGCCAAGGGCGTCGACATGCCGATCACGCGCGCAGTATGTGCCGTGCTCTTCGAGGGGCTGCCCGCCGCCGATGCGGTGGCGCGGCTGCTCCAGCGCGATGCGCGCGATGAGTGA
- a CDS encoding DUF2244 domain-containing protein → MQDLGIALQTAQGKSGGSSDGFGPPDKDWLMKRNCSLSPRQVGWFYLSIVSVSLAIALFFAWRGSWLVLPFAGLELLGLGIALLVHGRHASDYERVSLVDGRLVVVSVSAGQLTRHEFNPLWVRVEPGESLRALVLLRSGKSAVRVGCFLDPYKRRKFAQELAAALRYL, encoded by the coding sequence ATGCAAGACTTGGGTATCGCACTCCAGACGGCGCAAGGCAAATCCGGCGGCAGTTCCGACGGATTTGGCCCGCCGGACAAAGACTGGCTGATGAAGCGGAATTGTTCGCTGTCTCCGCGCCAGGTTGGCTGGTTTTACCTCTCAATCGTCAGCGTTTCGCTCGCCATCGCTTTGTTCTTCGCGTGGCGAGGGTCATGGCTCGTGCTTCCCTTTGCCGGGCTGGAACTGCTGGGGCTGGGCATCGCCCTGCTGGTGCACGGGCGGCATGCGTCGGACTACGAGCGCGTCAGCCTCGTCGACGGCAGGCTGGTAGTGGTTTCGGTCAGTGCAGGGCAGCTGACACGGCATGAATTCAACCCGCTATGGGTGCGGGTTGAACCGGGTGAATCATTACGGGCGCTGGTGTTGCTGCGCTCGGGCAAGAGCGCTGTGCGGGTGGGGTGTTTTCTGGACCCGTACAAGCGGCGAAAGTTCGCGCAGGAGCTCGCAGCGGCTTTGCGTTACCTCTGA
- a CDS encoding phosphoribosyltransferase family protein, whose translation MPCRLARPGEGALRHHARRLLRTLLPAACALCGTVQDETVCAGCALELLTPLPRCRCCARPLGRSSGPGAASLCAQCRYEPPPFDDALVLGDYARPQDGLVLALKFGGVLPLADWLGAELASRWRAESGRSGLALPDVLAPIPLSARRLAERGFNQSWEITRPLARRLGVRAAPTLLARLRDTPAQATLDLPARQANLQDAFGLGSGHDVAGQHVGLVDDVMTSGATLGEAARVLKANGAARVTLVVALRTP comes from the coding sequence GTGCCGTGCCGCCTGGCGCGCCCGGGCGAAGGCGCCCTGCGCCATCATGCGCGGCGCTTGCTGCGCACGCTCCTGCCTGCGGCTTGCGCGCTTTGCGGCACCGTGCAGGACGAAACCGTCTGCGCAGGTTGCGCACTAGAGTTGCTGACGCCGCTGCCGCGTTGCCGCTGCTGCGCCCGGCCGCTCGGGCGCAGCAGCGGGCCAGGCGCAGCCTCGCTCTGTGCCCAGTGCCGCTACGAGCCGCCGCCTTTTGACGATGCGCTGGTGCTGGGCGACTACGCCCGCCCGCAGGACGGCCTGGTGCTGGCCTTGAAGTTCGGCGGCGTGCTGCCGCTGGCGGACTGGCTTGGGGCCGAACTGGCGAGCCGCTGGCGGGCCGAGTCCGGAAGATCCGGCCTGGCGCTGCCCGATGTGCTGGCGCCGATCCCGCTGTCCGCGCGGCGCCTTGCCGAGCGTGGCTTTAACCAGTCCTGGGAAATCACCCGGCCCCTGGCACGCCGGCTGGGTGTGCGCGCGGCGCCGACGCTGCTGGCGAGGCTGCGCGATACCCCGGCCCAAGCCACGCTGGACCTGCCCGCGCGGCAGGCCAACCTGCAGGATGCCTTCGGCCTCGGGTCCGGCCATGACGTTGCGGGCCAGCATGTCGGCCTGGTCGACGATGTGATGACCAGCGGCGCCACCTTGGGCGAAGCGGCGCGGGTCCTGAAAGCCAACGGCGCGGCGCGCGTGACGCTGGTGGTCGCCTTGCGCACGCCGTAG
- the trmL gene encoding tRNA (uridine(34)/cytosine(34)/5-carboxymethylaminomethyluridine(34)-2'-O)-methyltransferase TrmL, producing MFNVVLVEPEIPPNTGNVIRLCANTGARLHLVKPLGFPLEDARMRRAGLDYHEYASMRVHENWDALMESERPDPARMFALTTHGSTPFGQVSFQPGDWFVFGSETRGLAPERREWFPTAQRIRLPMRPDNRSLNLSNTVAVVVFEAWRQNGFAGGA from the coding sequence ATGTTCAATGTCGTCCTGGTCGAACCCGAGATCCCGCCGAACACCGGCAATGTGATACGGCTGTGCGCCAATACCGGTGCGCGCCTGCACCTTGTCAAGCCACTCGGCTTCCCGCTGGAAGACGCGCGCATGCGCCGCGCCGGCCTGGACTATCACGAGTACGCCAGCATGCGCGTGCACGAGAACTGGGACGCGCTGATGGAAAGCGAGCGACCCGACCCGGCCCGCATGTTCGCGCTGACCACGCATGGCTCGACGCCGTTCGGCCAGGTCAGCTTCCAGCCCGGGGACTGGTTTGTGTTCGGCTCGGAAACGCGCGGCCTGGCGCCGGAGCGGCGCGAATGGTTTCCCACCGCGCAGCGCATCCGGCTGCCGATGCGGCCGGACAACCGCAGCCTCAATCTCTCCAATACCGTCGCGGTCGTGGTGTTCGAAGCCTGGCGCCAGAACGGCTTTGCCGGCGGCGCCTGA
- a CDS encoding methyltransferase domain-containing protein, which yields MSDGRITPAVILILSFLLPGLTVSLHDADSPDAYLPPTRLTRLAFDRRSAGFGQLDFLLGEIGQRMQERMQMIRLAPARALDIGCGHGRGLAALRAQYPDAQIAGMDISGAMLREAAQRDPQRQSGWLGRLLGKRPTFDLVQGDLATLPFAPASFDLLWSNLALHWHPEPHRVFPEWHRVTRDEGLVLFSLFGPDTLAQLRAAFAEVDGDTHTLRFVDMHDIGDMLVHSGWSTPVMDMETLTITYESPRTLLREVQAFGGLRLPAGASQAGLRARRWHAALLAALERQRNAEGLIPLTFEIVYGHAWKLAPRGKQAVDELGHAVVPLDKIGRARQRK from the coding sequence ATGTCCGACGGGCGCATCACGCCGGCCGTCATCCTCATTCTTAGTTTCTTGCTGCCTGGTTTGACCGTGTCCCTGCATGACGCCGACTCCCCCGATGCCTATTTGCCGCCCACGCGGCTGACCCGCCTCGCCTTTGACCGGCGCAGCGCCGGATTCGGCCAGCTGGACTTCCTGCTGGGCGAGATTGGCCAGCGCATGCAGGAGCGCATGCAGATGATCCGGCTGGCGCCGGCGCGCGCGCTCGATATCGGCTGCGGCCATGGGCGCGGCCTGGCCGCGCTGCGCGCCCAGTACCCGGATGCGCAGATCGCCGGCATGGATATTTCCGGCGCCATGCTGCGCGAGGCCGCCCAGCGCGATCCCCAGCGCCAGTCCGGGTGGCTGGGGCGCCTGCTTGGCAAGCGCCCGACCTTTGACCTGGTGCAGGGCGATCTTGCCACATTGCCCTTCGCCCCGGCCAGCTTCGACCTGTTGTGGTCCAACCTGGCGCTGCACTGGCACCCCGAGCCGCACCGGGTCTTCCCGGAGTGGCACCGGGTCACCCGCGACGAAGGCCTGGTCCTGTTCTCGCTGTTCGGGCCCGATACGCTGGCGCAATTGCGCGCTGCCTTTGCCGAAGTGGACGGCGACACCCACACGTTGCGCTTCGTCGACATGCACGATATCGGGGACATGCTGGTGCACAGCGGCTGGTCCACGCCCGTCATGGACATGGAGACCTTGACGATCACCTATGAATCGCCGCGGACCCTGCTGCGCGAAGTGCAGGCCTTCGGCGGGCTGCGCCTGCCGGCTGGCGCGAGCCAGGCAGGGCTGCGCGCTCGCCGCTGGCACGCAGCGCTGCTGGCCGCGCTGGAGCGCCAGCGCAATGCCGAGGGGCTGATCCCGCTGACGTTCGAGATCGTCTATGGCCATGCCTGGAAGCTGGCGCCGCGCGGCAAGCAGGCCGTCGATGAGCTCGGCCACGCCGTGGTTCCGCTCGACAAGATCGGGCGTGCGCGGCAGCGCAAGTAA
- a CDS encoding S41 family peptidase: MRKTLKNISLVTAGLVAGVLATLQLSATAQNSPGPLPLEQLRLMADIFGQIKREYVEPVDDKKLLTEAIKGMVASLDPHSAYLDEKDFKELQEGTRGRFAGLGIEISQEEGLVKVINPIEDTPAFRAGIQPGDLITRIDDKPVRGLPLEQAVKRMRGEPGTKVTLTIYRKSDERTFPVSITRAEIRVQSVKAKLIDNDRLAWVRLTSFQERTVADLGKKLDELAQKNPNLKGVILDLRNNGGGVLQGAVGVAAAFLPDDVTVVSTNGQVPDAKRVYKTTFSNYRLSSLEDDPLKDLPALYKKIPMVVLTNAYSASASEIVAGALQDHKRALIMGKTTFGKGSVQTVRPLTNDTGIKLTIAYYYTPTGKSIQAKGIRPDIPVDQNPEGDPDDALITREIDTERHLHNKQESEEPEMNEREQRRVEELRRLEEENAKKTPEERDKERKKKPIEFGSAEDFMLQQAIAQLEGQPVKRSKSKLEAAATSDKPSKSAATKAATPAKPATKAPAGAQPASTPIGTPLGTPTGKAP; this comes from the coding sequence ATGCGTAAGACGCTCAAGAACATCAGTCTTGTTACTGCCGGACTCGTTGCCGGCGTGCTCGCCACGCTGCAACTATCGGCCACGGCGCAGAATTCGCCGGGACCGCTGCCGCTGGAGCAGTTGCGCTTGATGGCCGACATCTTCGGCCAGATCAAGCGCGAATATGTTGAGCCGGTGGATGACAAGAAGCTGCTGACCGAAGCCATCAAAGGCATGGTCGCCAGCCTGGATCCGCATTCGGCCTATCTGGACGAGAAGGACTTCAAGGAACTGCAGGAAGGCACGCGCGGACGCTTCGCCGGCCTGGGGATCGAAATCTCGCAGGAAGAAGGGCTGGTCAAGGTGATCAACCCGATCGAAGACACCCCCGCCTTCCGCGCCGGCATCCAGCCCGGCGACCTGATCACCCGCATCGACGACAAGCCCGTGCGCGGCCTGCCGCTGGAGCAGGCAGTCAAGCGCATGCGCGGCGAGCCGGGAACCAAGGTCACGCTGACCATCTATCGCAAGAGCGACGAACGCACCTTCCCGGTGTCGATCACGCGTGCGGAGATCCGCGTGCAGTCGGTCAAGGCCAAGCTGATCGACAATGACCGCCTCGCCTGGGTGCGCCTGACCAGCTTCCAGGAACGCACGGTGGCCGACCTGGGCAAGAAACTGGACGAACTGGCCCAGAAGAACCCCAACCTGAAGGGCGTGATCCTGGACCTGCGCAACAACGGCGGCGGCGTGCTGCAAGGCGCGGTCGGCGTGGCGGCGGCCTTCCTGCCCGACGACGTGACCGTGGTCTCGACCAATGGCCAGGTGCCAGATGCCAAGCGCGTCTACAAGACCACGTTCAGCAACTACCGGCTGTCCTCGCTCGAGGACGATCCGCTCAAGGACCTGCCGGCGCTGTATAAAAAGATCCCGATGGTGGTGTTGACCAACGCCTACTCGGCGTCGGCCTCCGAAATCGTTGCCGGCGCGCTGCAAGACCACAAGCGCGCTCTGATCATGGGTAAGACCACGTTCGGCAAGGGCTCCGTGCAGACCGTGCGCCCGCTCACCAACGACACCGGCATCAAGCTGACCATCGCGTACTACTACACGCCGACGGGCAAGTCGATCCAGGCCAAGGGCATCCGCCCGGACATCCCGGTCGACCAGAACCCGGAAGGCGATCCTGACGACGCGCTGATCACCCGCGAGATCGACACCGAGCGCCACCTGCACAACAAGCAGGAATCGGAAGAGCCCGAGATGAACGAGCGCGAACAGCGCCGCGTCGAGGAACTGCGCCGCCTCGAGGAAGAAAACGCCAAGAAGACGCCGGAAGAGCGCGACAAGGAACGCAAGAAGAAGCCGATCGAGTTCGGCTCGGCCGAGGACTTCATGCTGCAGCAAGCCATCGCCCAGCTCGAAGGCCAGCCGGTCAAGCGCTCCAAGTCCAAGCTCGAAGCCGCGGCCACGTCGGACAAGCCGTCCAAGTCTGCGGCAACCAAGGCGGCTACCCCGGCCAAGCCGGCCACCAAGGCACCGGCCGGGGCGCAGCCGGCCAGCACCCCGATCGGAACGCCGCTGGGCACACCGACCGGCAAGGCTCCCTGA